In one Sporomusa sphaeroides DSM 2875 genomic region, the following are encoded:
- a CDS encoding 2-oxoacid:acceptor oxidoreductase family protein, with translation MADIILAGFGGQGILTAGKILIDIAARDGKNVSWTSSYGAEMRGGTASCSVVVSDEEIGSPYPTKLDILVVMNEPSYEKFIGDVRDGGYVIVNSSLVEEREYPKNVKVFTIDATSQASSLENSRAANLVMLGAMMKATGLIDPEKFGKGLNEYFEKKGFNSPKNLECYNIGYTQATAR, from the coding sequence ATGGCAGACATCATTCTTGCCGGATTCGGCGGACAGGGCATTTTGACCGCCGGAAAGATTTTAATCGATATTGCCGCTCGTGACGGTAAAAATGTAAGCTGGACGTCATCCTATGGCGCTGAAATGCGCGGCGGCACCGCCAGCTGCAGTGTGGTAGTTTCGGACGAGGAGATAGGCAGCCCCTATCCCACCAAGCTGGATATTTTGGTGGTTATGAACGAACCATCTTATGAAAAGTTCATCGGCGATGTGCGTGACGGCGGCTATGTCATTGTCAACAGCTCACTTGTGGAAGAACGGGAATATCCCAAAAATGTCAAGGTATTCACCATTGATGCCACCAGTCAGGCAAGCAGCCTGGAGAACAGCCGCGCCGCTAACTTGGTCATGTTAGGTGCCATGATGAAGGCCACCGGCTTGATTGACCCGGAAAAGTTTGGCAAGGGACTTAATGAGTATTTTGAAAAAAAGGGCTTCAATAGCCCGAAAAACCTGGAATGCTATAATATTGGCTATACTCAGGCAACGGCAAGGTAG
- a CDS encoding thiamine pyrophosphate-dependent enzyme produces the protein MAKLEKPVSIIKPVGYCGGCGHGVIQRLIAECLEELGMADDTISVVDIACSYWSLEALDFDAIAGPHGRCAAVATGVKKVRPDKTVYVHAGDGSSYVIGLAETCYTAIRDIPITMIVVNNGIFGMTGGQLCLATTLIGDKTLSSKKGRTKEQAGQPVDMLNVFKNFDVEYVARGALYDAKHVDQTKRMIKRGLENQRDKKGFSLIEILSNCPTNWKMTPVEAAEKVKNETEKVFPLGTYVDRGGAK, from the coding sequence ATGGCAAAACTTGAAAAACCTGTATCCATTATCAAACCTGTCGGCTATTGCGGCGGCTGCGGCCATGGCGTTATCCAGCGGCTGATTGCCGAATGCCTGGAAGAACTCGGCATGGCAGATGACACAATCAGTGTAGTGGATATAGCCTGTTCCTACTGGTCGCTGGAAGCATTAGACTTTGACGCTATTGCCGGCCCGCACGGACGTTGTGCAGCGGTGGCTACCGGCGTAAAAAAGGTTCGTCCTGATAAAACCGTATATGTTCATGCCGGGGACGGCTCCTCCTATGTTATCGGTCTGGCTGAGACCTGCTATACTGCCATCCGCGATATTCCGATAACCATGATTGTTGTCAATAACGGTATCTTTGGTATGACCGGCGGCCAGCTGTGTCTTGCTACCACCCTCATAGGCGATAAGACGCTTAGCTCCAAAAAAGGGCGAACCAAAGAACAAGCCGGACAGCCTGTCGACATGCTCAATGTATTCAAGAATTTTGATGTTGAATATGTTGCCAGGGGAGCTTTGTATGATGCCAAGCATGTTGACCAAACCAAGCGTATGATTAAGCGCGGGCTGGAGAATCAACGTGACAAGAAGGGCTTTTCGCTCATCGAGATACTTTCCAACTGTCCCACCAACTGGAAGATGACACCGGTTGAGGCTGCTGAGAAAGTTAAAAACGAAACAGAGAAGGTATTCCCCCTGGGAACCTATGTTGACAGAGGAGGTGCCAAGTAA
- the vorB gene encoding 3-methyl-2-oxobutanoate dehydrogenase subunit VorB, which yields MHSDYMLMKGNEAIAEAALRAGCRFYAGYPITPQNEILEYMASNMEKWGGTFIQGENEIASMSMLWGAAAAGARCMSSSSGPGYDLKQEGISYLSSYNLPAVIVDVMRYGLGDGEITEGQDSYWQAVRGGGHGDSRQIVLAPASVSECAALTYEAFHLAEKYRNVVIILSDGAISQMIEKCTLPPTYEHDKDKFDWTLTGKPRGVKKNKVTNLDRTIGREAADTIMKEKFVAMFENEQRWEEVMTDDAELVLVAYGISSRVCKSAVRQARKEGLKLGLLRPISVWPYPRKAFEKMPDCVKGYVTVEMSLSTQMGEDILLACKHSKPLYGHLTGVRVPTAEGLIEDCKQILAGKVKPVEVL from the coding sequence TTGCATTCAGATTATATGTTGATGAAAGGCAATGAGGCTATAGCCGAAGCTGCGCTTAGAGCAGGCTGTCGTTTCTATGCAGGTTATCCCATTACGCCGCAAAACGAGATTTTGGAATATATGGCAAGCAACATGGAAAAGTGGGGAGGCACCTTCATTCAGGGCGAAAATGAAATTGCCAGTATGAGCATGCTCTGGGGTGCGGCAGCAGCCGGTGCGCGCTGTATGTCCAGCTCTTCCGGCCCTGGCTATGATCTGAAACAGGAGGGCATTTCCTATCTCTCTTCCTATAATCTGCCTGCCGTTATCGTAGACGTCATGCGTTATGGCCTGGGTGACGGCGAAATTACCGAAGGACAGGACTCCTACTGGCAAGCGGTGCGTGGCGGCGGCCATGGCGACAGCCGGCAAATTGTACTGGCTCCGGCCTCTGTGAGTGAATGTGCAGCGCTTACTTATGAAGCATTTCACCTGGCGGAAAAGTACCGCAATGTTGTTATCATCTTAAGCGATGGTGCTATCAGTCAGATGATTGAAAAATGTACACTGCCGCCAACCTATGAGCATGATAAGGACAAATTTGACTGGACGCTGACCGGCAAACCGCGGGGCGTAAAGAAAAATAAGGTCACCAACCTTGACCGCACTATTGGGCGCGAAGCTGCTGACACCATAATGAAAGAGAAGTTTGTTGCCATGTTTGAAAACGAACAACGCTGGGAAGAAGTCATGACCGATGACGCTGAGCTGGTGCTTGTCGCCTATGGCATTTCCTCCCGTGTTTGCAAATCCGCTGTGCGGCAGGCGCGCAAGGAAGGCTTGAAGCTGGGGCTGCTTCGTCCCATTTCCGTATGGCCGTATCCGCGCAAGGCGTTTGAGAAAATGCCGGATTGTGTGAAAGGGTATGTGACAGTGGAGATGAGCCTTTCTACCCAGATGGGTGAGGACATACTGCTTGCCTGTAAGCACAGCAAACCTCTGTATGGTCATTTAACAGGTGTTCGTGTTCCTACCGCTGAGGGCCTTATTGAAGACTGCAAACAGATCCTGGCTGGAAAAGTTAAGCCCGTGGAGGTGCTGTAA
- a CDS encoding 4Fe-4S binding protein: MAKARLTIELCKGCRLCVGNCPKQAIIPLEQVNKKGYEIITVDEELCIGCGMCYKVCPDYVFTIE, encoded by the coding sequence ATGGCTAAAGCAAGATTAACTATCGAACTATGTAAAGGTTGCAGATTATGCGTGGGCAACTGTCCTAAGCAAGCAATTATTCCCTTAGAGCAAGTCAATAAAAAGGGATATGAGATTATAACTGTGGACGAAGAGCTATGTATCGGCTGCGGTATGTGCTACAAGGTCTGTCCGGACTATGTCTTTACTATTGAATAA
- a CDS encoding IclR family transcriptional regulator: MQMPLNDTKMGSVQAIDRALLVLETIAQNGTLSINDLHNKLGLNKASLSRIASTLYSNGYLNRDTKTGDFSLSLRAFEVGVQAVRNLDYINLIKSGLAELSSSLKIIAQFSIEDHNELLCLESFDQQNTGFSIYTRVGQRSPLYSTSAGKAILSTYSNEEIIDKWEKMDVKPLTSNTITDIETLLKDIALIRQRNYALDLEENEHGLFCVGTVLLNYNRKPIGAVSLSANSMTKEEQLRYSEALLQRVHRLSTMLGYTPINT; this comes from the coding sequence ATGCAAATGCCACTGAATGATACTAAAATGGGGTCAGTACAGGCCATTGACCGTGCGTTGCTAGTGCTAGAAACCATTGCCCAAAATGGAACCCTCAGTATAAATGATTTACACAACAAACTTGGCTTAAATAAAGCCTCACTTTCACGTATTGCCTCCACACTATACAGCAATGGATATCTGAACAGAGATACTAAAACGGGAGACTTCTCTTTATCCTTACGGGCCTTTGAGGTTGGAGTGCAAGCAGTACGCAATCTGGACTATATCAATTTAATTAAAAGTGGGTTAGCTGAACTATCTTCGAGTTTAAAGATTATCGCTCAATTTTCTATAGAAGATCATAATGAACTTCTTTGCCTGGAAAGCTTTGACCAACAAAATACCGGCTTTTCAATTTATACACGGGTTGGGCAGCGTTCGCCGCTGTATTCCACAAGCGCCGGCAAGGCAATTTTAAGCACCTATTCTAATGAGGAAATCATTGATAAGTGGGAAAAAATGGACGTTAAACCATTGACCTCTAATACCATCACAGACATAGAAACCCTGCTGAAGGATATTGCCCTGATACGCCAGCGCAATTATGCATTAGACCTGGAAGAAAATGAACATGGGTTGTTCTGCGTTGGAACAGTACTTTTAAATTACAATCGCAAGCCTATTGGCGCTGTAAGCCTGTCTGCAAATTCCATGACGAAAGAGGAACAGCTTCGCTACAGTGAGGCCTTGCTGCAACGTGTGCACCGCTTGTCCACTATGCTTGGCTACACACCTATAAATACATAA
- a CDS encoding type II asparaginase: MNRKTYCLLAIICLLVFSLQAVCFAEAPARLPNVKILATGGTIAGSGATSTTTVGYTAAVAPVDALINNVPELKKIANVSGEQVAQIASENMTNEVWLTLAKRVNQLLAQDDVDGIVITHGTDTLEETAYFLNLVVKSNKPVVVVGSMRPPTAMSADGMLNLYRATILAGSKEAVGKGVLVMLNDTIHASRDVTKTITDRVDTFRAPEIGPLGFFTGDKPEFYRAPLRKHTTDTEFDISRLNALPRVDIVYHYANNTGVVIEALTQAGVKGIVHAGTGNGSIGKAEYPAIEAAQKKGVVIVRSARVGNGIVARNGEANDDKYNFVAGDNLNPQKARILLMLALTKTNNPQDIQRMFREY, from the coding sequence TTGAACCGGAAAACTTATTGTTTGCTCGCGATCATCTGCTTGCTGGTATTTAGTCTGCAAGCCGTATGTTTCGCAGAAGCACCTGCCAGGCTCCCGAACGTTAAGATTCTTGCCACCGGCGGCACCATTGCCGGCTCTGGCGCAACCAGCACTACGACGGTAGGTTACACTGCTGCGGTAGCACCTGTTGATGCTTTGATCAACAATGTACCTGAGTTAAAAAAGATTGCGAATGTCAGCGGCGAACAGGTAGCCCAAATTGCCAGCGAAAACATGACCAATGAAGTTTGGCTTACTCTTGCTAAACGTGTTAATCAGTTACTTGCTCAAGATGATGTAGACGGCATTGTCATTACTCACGGTACCGATACATTAGAAGAAACGGCCTATTTCCTTAACTTAGTCGTAAAAAGCAATAAACCGGTGGTTGTTGTGGGTTCCATGCGTCCGCCCACAGCTATGAGCGCCGACGGCATGCTCAACCTCTACCGTGCTACCATTCTTGCAGGCAGCAAAGAAGCGGTTGGCAAAGGTGTTCTGGTTATGCTGAACGATACCATTCATGCCAGTCGGGATGTAACCAAAACAATTACTGACCGCGTCGATACCTTTAGAGCTCCGGAAATCGGCCCCCTTGGCTTCTTCACCGGGGATAAGCCGGAATTTTACCGGGCTCCGTTACGCAAGCACACTACTGATACCGAATTTGATATCAGCAGACTAAATGCTCTGCCACGGGTTGATATTGTTTACCACTATGCCAACAATACCGGCGTTGTGATAGAAGCTCTCACCCAGGCAGGCGTAAAGGGCATTGTCCATGCCGGTACCGGTAACGGCAGCATTGGCAAAGCCGAGTATCCGGCCATTGAAGCCGCCCAGAAAAAAGGCGTAGTCATCGTTAGAAGCGCCCGTGTCGGCAACGGTATTGTTGCCCGTAACGGTGAAGCCAATGATGACAAATACAATTTTGTCGCCGGCGACAACCTGAACCCGCAGAAAGCCCGCATCCTTTTAATGCTGGCACTAACCAAGACCAATAACCCGCAAGACATTCAAAGAATGTTCCGGGAATATTAA
- a CDS encoding AraC family transcriptional regulator: protein MNYVQTNYLTVTLEELSRHMHLTPPYLSKYIKEKSGDTFGGIVRNVRMKKACTLLKNGNMTVETIADSVGYPNVEHFNRLFKEKFGMTPVQFRNKKQA from the coding sequence ATGAATTATGTCCAGACCAATTACTTAACAGTCACTTTGGAGGAGCTTTCCCGCCATATGCACCTGACTCCTCCCTATTTGTCTAAATATATCAAAGAGAAATCAGGGGACACTTTTGGTGGAATTGTAAGAAATGTCCGTATGAAAAAGGCCTGTACCCTGCTCAAAAACGGCAACATGACGGTTGAGACCATTGCCGACAGCGTGGGTTATCCCAATGTGGAGCATTTCAACAGACTTTTCAAGGAAAAATTCGGTATGACGCCCGTTCAGTTCCGCAATAAAAAGCAGGCATAG